The Desulfuromonas sp. genome has a window encoding:
- a CDS encoding NADP-dependent malic enzyme yields the protein MSNKQDALDYHSKGRKGKIEVITTKPCATSRDLSLAYSPGVAEPCLEIEKNPNDAYKYTAKGNLVAVVSNGTAVLGLGDIGALAGKPVMEGKGVLFKSFADVDVFDIELDTKDSDELIRTVKLLEPTFGGINLEDIKGPECFYIEEELQKIMSIPVFHDDQHGTAIISAAGMLNALEIIGKKVEEAKIVVNGAGAAGIACANLAITMGIDKNNVILCDTKGVIYKGRTAGMNEYKERLAAETDARTLEDAMVDADIFFGVSAKGALTPEMLKTMAKDPIVFAMANPDPEITPPDAKAVREDVIIGTGRSDYNNQVNNVLCFPFLFRGALDTHASAINDEMKLACVKALAELAKEDVPDSVRKAYAGEEIKFGREYLIPKPFDPRVLLHVAPAVAQAAMDSGVARRPIEDMDKYRERLEAMQGRSKEIMRTLINKAKAAPKRVVFPEGEEEKVLRACQVLVDEGIAKPVLLGNEEEIRARIKFLNLDLDDIDIIDPMNSTKRAEYIDAFFEMRQRKGATRAEAKRLIKKNRNYYGAMMVHRGDGDALLSGVDHHYPETIRPALEIIGKKEGLSKVHGAYMMVTKKNVTFFADTTVTIEPTAEELAETAILTAEKATHFEIEPRVAMLSFSNFGSALHPLTLKVKRATALVNEWAPDLVVDGEMQANVALDPDLMEKQYPFSKLKGNANVFVFPDLQSGNISYKLLNKLGGAESVGPILMGMKKPVHVLQRGDDVADIVNMAAVAVVDAQEAQA from the coding sequence ATGAGCAACAAACAAGACGCCCTCGATTATCACAGCAAGGGCCGCAAAGGAAAAATCGAGGTCATTACCACCAAACCCTGCGCCACCAGCAGGGACCTCTCCCTCGCTTACAGCCCTGGTGTCGCCGAGCCCTGCCTCGAAATCGAAAAGAACCCCAACGACGCGTATAAATATACGGCCAAGGGCAACCTGGTCGCCGTCGTCTCCAACGGCACCGCCGTTCTTGGCCTCGGTGACATCGGCGCCCTCGCCGGCAAGCCGGTCATGGAGGGCAAGGGCGTTCTGTTCAAGAGCTTCGCCGACGTCGACGTCTTCGACATCGAACTCGACACCAAAGACAGCGACGAACTGATCCGCACCGTCAAGCTGCTCGAACCGACTTTCGGCGGCATCAACCTCGAGGACATCAAGGGGCCTGAGTGCTTCTACATCGAGGAGGAGCTGCAAAAAATCATGAGCATCCCGGTCTTTCACGACGACCAGCACGGCACTGCCATCATCTCCGCCGCCGGAATGCTCAACGCCCTGGAGATCATCGGCAAGAAGGTCGAAGAGGCCAAGATCGTCGTCAACGGCGCCGGCGCCGCCGGCATCGCCTGCGCGAACCTCGCCATCACCATGGGCATCGACAAAAACAACGTCATCCTCTGCGACACCAAGGGCGTCATCTACAAGGGGCGCACCGCAGGGATGAACGAGTACAAGGAGCGCCTGGCCGCCGAAACCGACGCCCGCACCCTCGAAGACGCCATGGTGGACGCCGATATCTTCTTCGGCGTCTCCGCCAAGGGGGCCCTCACTCCCGAAATGCTGAAAACGATGGCCAAGGACCCGATCGTCTTCGCCATGGCCAACCCTGACCCGGAGATCACCCCGCCCGATGCGAAAGCCGTGCGCGAAGACGTGATCATCGGCACCGGCCGCTCCGACTACAACAACCAGGTCAACAACGTACTCTGTTTCCCCTTCCTCTTCCGCGGGGCCCTCGACACCCATGCCAGCGCGATCAACGACGAAATGAAACTGGCCTGCGTGAAGGCCCTGGCCGAACTGGCCAAGGAGGACGTGCCCGATTCGGTGCGCAAGGCCTACGCCGGCGAAGAGATCAAGTTCGGCCGCGAATACCTGATCCCCAAACCGTTCGATCCCCGGGTGCTGCTGCACGTCGCCCCCGCCGTGGCCCAGGCCGCCATGGACAGCGGGGTCGCCCGCCGCCCCATCGAGGACATGGACAAGTACAGGGAGCGCCTCGAGGCGATGCAGGGCCGCTCCAAGGAGATCATGCGCACCCTGATCAACAAGGCGAAGGCGGCACCCAAGCGGGTGGTCTTCCCCGAGGGGGAGGAGGAAAAGGTTCTCCGGGCGTGCCAGGTCCTGGTCGACGAAGGGATCGCCAAACCGGTCCTGCTCGGCAACGAAGAGGAGATCCGCGCCAGGATCAAGTTTCTGAACCTCGATCTGGACGACATAGACATCATCGACCCCATGAACTCCACCAAGCGCGCCGAATACATCGACGCCTTCTTCGAGATGCGCCAGCGCAAGGGAGCCACCCGCGCCGAGGCCAAGCGCCTGATCAAGAAAAACCGCAACTACTACGGAGCCATGATGGTCCACAGGGGCGACGGCGACGCCCTGCTCTCCGGCGTCGACCACCACTACCCGGAAACGATCCGCCCGGCACTGGAGATCATCGGCAAGAAAGAGGGACTCTCCAAGGTCCATGGCGCTTACATGATGGTCACCAAGAAAAACGTCACCTTTTTTGCAGATACCACGGTGACCATCGAACCGACCGCCGAGGAACTCGCAGAGACGGCGATCCTCACCGCCGAGAAGGCGACCCATTTTGAAATCGAGCCGAGGGTGGCCATGCTCTCCTTCTCGAACTTCGGAAGCGCCCTTCACCCGCTCACCCTCAAGGTCAAACGGGCCACGGCGCTCGTGAACGAGTGGGCACCCGACTTGGTGGTGGACGGCGAAATGCAGGCCAACGTCGCCCTCGACCCTGACTTGATGGAAAAGCAGTATCCCTTCTCAAAGCTCAAAGGA
- a CDS encoding HIT domain-containing protein, whose protein sequence is MKQLWAPWRMEYIQGEAEKGEGCVFCGLGDPSNDPGRLILRRGDHAFVLMNKFPYSNGHLMVAPYRHTCDPGVLSDVEALEMHRLLNLARDVLQEKFSPQGFNVGMNLGQIAGAGVTDHLHMHIVPRWSGDTNFMPVFADVRVIPQHLQATYDYLAPAFSKNAQAGGDGVNPAFGDGD, encoded by the coding sequence ATGAAGCAACTCTGGGCCCCGTGGCGGATGGAATATATTCAAGGTGAGGCGGAGAAAGGGGAGGGATGCGTTTTTTGCGGCCTCGGCGACCCTTCGAACGATCCGGGGCGACTGATCCTTCGTCGCGGAGATCACGCCTTTGTATTGATGAACAAGTTCCCTTATTCCAACGGTCATCTCATGGTCGCTCCCTATCGCCACACCTGCGACCCCGGGGTCCTCTCCGACGTCGAGGCCCTCGAGATGCACCGCCTGCTTAACCTGGCCCGGGATGTCCTGCAGGAGAAATTCTCACCCCAGGGGTTCAATGTCGGCATGAATCTCGGTCAGATCGCAGGGGCAGGGGTGACTGACCACCTTCACATGCACATCGTTCCTCGCTGGAGCGGGGATACCAATTTTATGCCGGTCTTCGCTGACGTGAGGGTGATTCCCCAGCACCTGCAGGCGACCTACGATTATCTTGCCCCCGCTTTTTCAAAAAATGCTCAAGCAGGTGGAGACGGCGTCAACCCCGCCTTCGGAGATGGCGACTGA
- a CDS encoding biopolymer transporter ExbD has translation MGFRRRNRDEPRVELTPMVDVVFLLLIFFMISTTFIETPGISVKLPEAGAQALPKEPEEIKVYLSREGGIYLQDQKVSLVEFRARLAEAGERAAGTTFLLLADREARHGKVVELMDAAQQAGFGKLAIATEAGSRQP, from the coding sequence ATGGGGTTTCGAAGGCGCAACCGGGACGAGCCCCGGGTCGAACTGACTCCCATGGTCGATGTGGTGTTTCTCCTCCTGATCTTTTTCATGATCTCCACCACCTTCATCGAAACCCCGGGGATATCCGTCAAGCTTCCGGAGGCGGGGGCCCAGGCTCTTCCCAAGGAACCGGAAGAAATCAAGGTTTACCTCTCCAGGGAGGGGGGCATTTACCTTCAGGACCAAAAGGTTTCCCTGGTCGAGTTTCGCGCCAGGCTCGCCGAAGCCGGCGAGAGAGCCGCCGGAACGACATTCCTGCTCCTCGCCGACCGGGAGGCCCGGCACGGGAAGGTAGTTGAATTGATGGACGCGGCGCAGCAGGCCGGGTTCGGCAAGCTCGCCATCGCCACCGAGGCGGGATCGAGGCAGCCTTGA
- a CDS encoding TonB-dependent receptor translates to MLVDGQKLNDNIYSSAGLGPSFPLDVDLIDRVEVIRGPSSSLYGTSAFFGVINVITRRGRDVQGVEVSGEAGSHASWDGRATYGQRFPGGLEALVSATYGESDGQGDLYYPEFDDPETNGGISENNDGLELFNLFAKLAWGDFTLEGALAKSSKDIPTAPWETVFNDPRTRTIDEQSYLFLQYDHTFTDGGNLNARVHYGHYGYDGDYAYDYAETEEEDPYLVVNMDDAGGHWVGTEAQYTRRVLERHQVVLGGEYQKDYRQDQSNFDEEVYLDDRRDSDYWALYAQDDVRLLDNLSLNVGLRYDHYSTFGGTLNPRTALIFTPLEKTAIKLLYGEAFRAPSAYELYYHDGGETTKANPDLDPETIRTYEIVWEQYLGDHLRGVLGGFYYQIDHLINLKTDPSDDLLVFENIDEVRALGAEVELEGKWENGIEGRISYSFQETENKETGSILSNSPKHLAKLNLLLPLVWDKVFIAVEERYTSSRKTVQGGEVGGFALTNLTLSSQDVLEGLELSASIYNLFDKDYSDPGSEEHIQDAIAQEGRTFRFKVTYLF, encoded by the coding sequence CTGCTCGTGGACGGGCAGAAGCTCAACGACAACATCTACAGCAGCGCCGGCCTCGGACCGTCCTTTCCCCTGGATGTGGATCTGATCGACCGGGTCGAGGTGATCCGCGGTCCCAGCTCCTCCCTCTACGGCACCAGCGCCTTTTTCGGTGTAATCAACGTCATCACCCGGCGGGGCCGCGACGTCCAGGGAGTGGAGGTCTCCGGCGAGGCGGGCAGCCACGCCAGCTGGGACGGTCGGGCCACCTATGGCCAGCGCTTCCCTGGCGGGTTGGAGGCCCTCGTTTCCGCCACTTATGGCGAAAGCGACGGCCAGGGCGACCTCTACTATCCTGAATTCGACGACCCTGAGACAAACGGCGGTATCTCGGAAAACAACGACGGGCTCGAGCTTTTCAACCTCTTTGCCAAGCTCGCCTGGGGTGATTTCACCCTTGAGGGAGCTTTGGCCAAGAGTAGCAAGGATATACCCACCGCACCCTGGGAGACGGTCTTCAACGACCCCCGAACCCGGACCATCGACGAGCAGTCCTACCTCTTTCTCCAGTACGACCACACCTTCACGGACGGGGGCAACCTCAACGCCAGGGTTCACTACGGCCACTACGGCTACGACGGCGACTATGCCTACGACTACGCGGAGACCGAAGAAGAGGACCCCTACCTGGTGGTGAACATGGATGATGCAGGCGGGCACTGGGTGGGGACGGAGGCGCAGTACACCCGGAGGGTACTGGAGCGGCACCAGGTGGTTCTCGGCGGGGAGTACCAGAAAGACTACCGTCAGGACCAGTCCAATTTCGACGAAGAGGTCTACCTGGACGATCGGCGGGACAGCGATTATTGGGCTCTTTACGCTCAGGACGACGTGCGCCTCCTCGACAACCTGAGCCTGAACGTCGGCCTGCGCTACGACCACTACAGCACCTTCGGCGGCACTCTCAATCCCCGCACGGCACTCATCTTCACCCCCTTGGAGAAGACGGCGATCAAGCTGCTCTACGGCGAGGCCTTTCGGGCCCCCAGCGCCTATGAACTCTACTACCACGACGGCGGGGAGACCACGAAAGCCAACCCGGACCTGGATCCCGAGACCATTCGCACTTACGAGATCGTCTGGGAGCAGTACCTGGGAGACCACCTGCGGGGGGTTCTTGGCGGCTTCTACTACCAGATCGATCATCTGATCAACCTAAAGACCGATCCTTCCGATGACCTGCTGGTCTTCGAAAATATCGACGAGGTGAGGGCCCTGGGAGCGGAGGTGGAGCTCGAGGGGAAGTGGGAGAACGGGATCGAAGGGCGCATCAGCTATTCCTTCCAGGAGACCGAAAACAAGGAGACAGGGAGCATTCTCTCCAACTCCCCCAAGCACCTGGCCAAGCTCAACCTCCTTCTGCCCTTGGTATGGGACAAGGTCTTTATCGCCGTTGAGGAGCGCTACACCAGTTCACGGAAGACGGTGCAGGGCGGCGAGGTCGGCGGTTTCGCGCTGACCAACCTGACCCTCTCAAGCCAGGACGTGCTTGAGGGGCTTGAACTCTCGGCGAGCATTTACAACCTGTTCGACAAGGACTATAGCGACCCCGGCTCCGAAGAGCATATTCAGGACGCCATCGCCCAGGAGGGGAGGACATTCCGCTTCAAGGTGACTTATCTCTTTTAG
- a CDS encoding ROK family protein, with the protein MSNDTLIGIDLGGTNCRGALVCDSDRLHFESRMATRIDDGLDVFFGRLVDFCRSLQQAGNAGGLRVRGVGIGVPGAISLDGTVRVSPNLSPLNGIPFAADLEKALGLSVSVANDANAVAWGEHLYGAGRAFDSFIVLTLGTGVGGGLVLGGRLWTGADGAAGEAGHVTVEPEGRPCGCGSRGCLEQYASATGIVRSVREALAAGQASQLSEAGSALTSRRVAEAARCGDRVARKALEQAGRRLGQALAGIANLLNLDGAVLAGGASESIDLMRPALHAELRCRAFEVTGRRLQVVRGELGERAGILGAAGLARAKGLGDS; encoded by the coding sequence TTGAGCAACGACACCCTGATCGGGATCGACCTGGGGGGGACCAACTGCCGGGGGGCTTTGGTTTGCGACTCCGACAGACTTCACTTTGAATCCCGCATGGCGACCCGTATCGACGACGGCCTCGATGTCTTCTTCGGTCGGCTGGTCGATTTCTGTCGCAGCCTTCAACAGGCTGGGAACGCCGGGGGGCTGCGGGTGCGGGGGGTCGGGATCGGCGTGCCCGGTGCCATTTCGCTCGACGGCACGGTGCGGGTTTCCCCAAACCTGTCGCCGCTCAACGGGATTCCCTTCGCCGCCGACCTCGAAAAGGCCCTCGGTCTTTCCGTCTCCGTGGCCAACGATGCCAATGCCGTCGCCTGGGGCGAACATCTGTACGGGGCCGGCCGCGCCTTCGATTCCTTTATCGTTCTGACTCTGGGAACGGGGGTCGGCGGCGGCCTGGTTCTTGGCGGCCGGCTCTGGACCGGGGCGGACGGGGCCGCCGGGGAGGCAGGGCACGTCACGGTCGAACCGGAAGGCCGGCCCTGCGGTTGCGGCAGCAGGGGGTGCCTCGAACAGTACGCCAGCGCTACGGGGATCGTGCGATCGGTGAGGGAGGCCCTGGCCGCCGGGCAGGCGTCACAGCTGAGCGAGGCCGGTTCGGCGTTGACGAGCCGCCGGGTGGCGGAGGCAGCGAGATGCGGTGACCGGGTCGCCCGGAAGGCCCTGGAGCAGGCCGGGAGACGCCTGGGCCAAGCGCTGGCCGGCATTGCCAATCTGCTCAACCTGGACGGCGCGGTGCTGGCCGGAGGGGCGAGCGAGAGTATCGATCTCATGAGGCCGGCTCTTCATGCCGAATTGCGCTGTCGAGCCTTCGAGGTTACAGGCCGGAGGTTGCAGGTGGTTCGCGGTGAGCTCGGGGAGCGCGCGGGTATTCTCGGCGCCGCCGGACTGGCTCGGGCCAAGGGATTGGGTGATTCCTGA
- a CDS encoding metallophosphoesterase family protein, which produces MIKIGVLSDTHLKDRKEGVAFLARLAERFLADVDMVFHAGDLVDPNVLGAFAPLPVHAVQGNMDPPGYGLPFKKVISVGGARIGLIHGWGAADTLEERVMGEFLGEDLDCLVYGHSHQSTCRRLGSLLLFNPGSPTDRRGAPFHSVGVLEVDQGVSGRILCIDDK; this is translated from the coding sequence ATGATCAAGATAGGGGTGCTCTCGGACACCCATTTGAAAGACAGAAAAGAAGGGGTTGCTTTTCTGGCCCGGTTGGCGGAGCGATTCCTTGCCGACGTCGACATGGTTTTTCATGCCGGTGACCTTGTGGATCCGAACGTGCTGGGAGCCTTCGCGCCGCTCCCGGTCCATGCCGTGCAGGGGAACATGGATCCCCCTGGGTACGGGCTTCCCTTTAAAAAGGTGATTTCCGTTGGGGGTGCGCGGATCGGCCTGATTCACGGTTGGGGAGCCGCCGACACCCTTGAGGAAAGGGTCATGGGCGAATTTTTGGGCGAGGACCTGGACTGCCTTGTCTACGGACACAGTCACCAGTCGACCTGCCGTCGCCTCGGGTCCCTGCTGTTGTTCAACCCGGGCAGTCCCACCGATCGGCGGGGGGCCCCGTTTCACTCGGTGGGGGTTCTTGAGGTCGACCAGGGCGTCTCGGGTCGGATTCTCTGTATTGACGACAAGTGA
- a CDS encoding ferritin family protein, which yields MSTEGQVCYTFEAAIEKAVEMEREGFRNYLGAIRKVKDKHAIGILKEAALDELQHKHMLEKALVEGFVEGEEGMAKPVPTMNLYYVLRVEELQADAGVREALAYAIHLEKGAIDFYQKMAQGCAGAPMAELFDHLLNDETRHLQALEDLYEKHFLDEM from the coding sequence ATGAGCACAGAAGGACAGGTATGTTACACCTTTGAGGCGGCCATCGAAAAGGCTGTCGAGATGGAGCGCGAGGGGTTCAGGAATTACCTGGGGGCCATCCGCAAGGTCAAGGACAAGCACGCCATAGGCATTCTCAAGGAAGCCGCTCTCGACGAACTTCAGCACAAGCATATGCTTGAAAAGGCCCTCGTGGAGGGATTTGTAGAGGGAGAGGAGGGGATGGCCAAGCCCGTTCCGACCATGAACCTCTACTACGTTCTGAGGGTCGAGGAACTGCAGGCCGATGCCGGGGTGCGCGAAGCTCTGGCCTACGCCATTCATCTCGAGAAGGGGGCCATCGATTTCTACCAGAAGATGGCTCAGGGGTGTGCCGGTGCTCCCATGGCCGAACTTTTTGACCACCTGCTCAACGATGAAACCCGCCATCTGCAGGCACTGGAAGACCTCTACGAAAAGCACTTTCTGGACGAGATGTAG
- a CDS encoding MotA/TolQ/ExbB proton channel family protein, translated as MEIFLKGGPLMYPILFCSVLALAIFLERFWTFFKVRRGSLALVREVEGLVIKNHLEEALVLCQRTGSPLARIFIGALHSAGRSREQIKTAVEEVGAREAAPLERYLGLLGTIATIAPLLGLLGTVLGMIRAFTVIATAGVGTPATLGGGISEALITTAAGLSVAIPTILLHKYLTSRVDRTILEMEEYSLRMVDLLGRQES; from the coding sequence ATGGAGATTTTTCTCAAGGGCGGCCCCCTCATGTATCCCATCCTGTTCTGCTCCGTGCTGGCCCTGGCCATATTCCTGGAGCGCTTTTGGACCTTTTTCAAGGTCCGGCGGGGCAGCCTCGCCCTGGTCAGGGAAGTGGAAGGGCTTGTCATCAAAAATCATCTCGAAGAGGCACTGGTCCTGTGTCAGCGGACCGGATCGCCCCTGGCCCGCATATTCATTGGCGCCCTTCATTCGGCCGGCCGGAGCCGGGAGCAGATCAAGACTGCCGTGGAGGAGGTCGGGGCCAGGGAAGCCGCCCCGCTGGAACGGTATCTCGGCCTGCTCGGAACCATCGCGACCATTGCCCCTCTGCTCGGCCTGCTCGGCACGGTTCTCGGCATGATCCGGGCGTTCACGGTTATCGCCACCGCTGGGGTCGGAACCCCGGCCACCCTCGGGGGAGGGATCTCCGAAGCCCTGATTACGACCGCCGCCGGGCTCTCCGTCGCGATACCCACGATTCTGCTTCACAAGTACCTGACCAGCCGGGTCGACCGCACCATCCTGGAGATGGAGGAATATTCCCTGCGGATGGTCGACCTGTTGGGGCGGCAGGAGAGCTGA